The Amycolatopsis viridis genome window below encodes:
- a CDS encoding threonine aldolase family protein, translating into MIALVDESKIKRTLASHGPVRRRPRAVLERMLARAGEDLSPAEPVAALEARIASLLGKPAALFFPSGTMAQQAALRVHADRSGRRTFAAHPHTHLDNWEDKGYAAVHGLRFRPVGDRNELMTLADLEAVGEPLAAVVWELPQRDLGGLLPSWDDLVAQTGLARSRGAAAHLDGARLWESQPFYGKDFAEIAGLFDSVYVSLYKGLQGVRGAVLAGDEALVSEVAVWRRRLGGAIADAWPLALAALDGLDSVLPRMPEFHTHARSLATAINQDGVAYAHPDPPQAGMFHVHLPAPKAAVERAAEELIAEKGVQLFLRVRSAPDPRRCSFEVSVGETTMDFTPPEVVALLHELLDRAR; encoded by the coding sequence ATGATCGCGCTCGTGGACGAATCGAAGATCAAGCGGACGCTCGCCTCGCACGGCCCGGTGCGGCGGCGGCCACGGGCGGTGCTCGAACGGATGCTGGCGCGGGCGGGGGAGGACCTGTCGCCCGCGGAGCCGGTGGCGGCTCTGGAGGCGCGGATCGCGTCGCTGCTGGGCAAGCCGGCGGCGTTGTTCTTCCCGAGCGGGACGATGGCGCAGCAGGCCGCGCTGCGGGTGCACGCGGACCGGTCCGGGCGGCGGACGTTCGCCGCGCACCCGCACACGCACCTGGACAACTGGGAGGACAAGGGTTACGCGGCGGTGCACGGCCTGCGGTTCCGGCCGGTGGGGGACCGCAACGAGCTGATGACGCTGGCGGACCTGGAGGCGGTGGGGGAGCCGCTCGCGGCCGTGGTGTGGGAGCTGCCGCAGCGGGACCTCGGCGGGTTGCTACCGTCGTGGGACGATCTGGTTGCGCAGACCGGGCTCGCGCGCTCCCGTGGCGCGGCGGCGCACCTGGACGGCGCGCGGCTGTGGGAGTCGCAACCGTTCTACGGCAAGGATTTCGCCGAGATCGCCGGCCTGTTCGACAGCGTGTACGTGTCGCTCTACAAAGGACTGCAAGGCGTGCGGGGAGCGGTGCTCGCCGGCGACGAGGCGCTGGTCTCGGAGGTGGCGGTCTGGCGCCGCCGGCTCGGCGGCGCGATAGCCGACGCGTGGCCGCTGGCGCTCGCGGCGCTGGACGGGCTGGACTCGGTGCTGCCGCGGATGCCGGAGTTCCACACCCACGCGCGGTCCCTGGCGACGGCGATCAACCAGGACGGGGTGGCGTACGCGCACCCGGACCCGCCGCAGGCCGGGATGTTCCACGTCCACCTGCCCGCACCGAAGGCCGCGGTGGAGCGCGCGGCGGAGGAGCTGATCGCCGAGAAGGGCGTGCAGTTGTTCCTGCGGGTGCGATCGGCGCCAGACCCCCGGCGGTGCTCCTTCGAGGTCAGCGTCGGGGAGACCACAATGGACTTCACGCCGCCGGAGGTGGTCGCCCTGCTGCACGAGCTGCTCGACCGCGCGCGCTGA
- a CDS encoding nuclear transport factor 2 family protein, with protein MDKTNKQLVVDGFREFASGNTEVLRTLLHEDFIEHSPGNPSGRDAFIEFIAAAPVAGAHLDLKRVVAEDDLVVLHYSMTPEGGERAAAVVDIWRLEDGQIAEHWDVVQRVPEAGQIPNGMF; from the coding sequence ATGGACAAGACCAACAAGCAACTGGTTGTCGACGGATTCCGCGAATTCGCCTCGGGTAACACCGAGGTGCTGCGCACCCTTCTGCACGAGGACTTCATCGAGCACAGCCCCGGCAACCCCAGCGGGCGGGACGCGTTCATCGAGTTCATCGCCGCCGCCCCGGTCGCCGGCGCGCACCTCGATCTCAAACGGGTCGTCGCCGAGGACGACCTCGTGGTGCTGCACTACAGCATGACCCCGGAGGGCGGCGAGCGCGCTGCCGCCGTCGTGGACATCTGGCGCCTCGAGGACGGGCAGATCGCCGAGCACTGGGACGTCGTCCAGCGCGTGCCGGAGGCCGGTCAGATCCCGAACGGGATGTTCTGA
- a CDS encoding alpha/beta fold hydrolase translates to MATFVLIPGAGGQASYWNRLVPELTARGHEAIAVELPAGDESAGLSEYADVVVDAIGGRDGGDGDGGDDIVLVAQSMGGFTAPLVCERVPVRLLVLLNAMIPRPGEPGGQWWAETGYRQAHPEEMDVERDFFHDVPPEVRAEVIGQGEPQQSGTPFEQPWPLAKWPDVPTRFVQGRDDRFFPLEFQRRVVRERLGLELDEIPGGHLAALSRPRELAEYLVSLV, encoded by the coding sequence ATGGCCACGTTCGTGCTCATCCCCGGTGCGGGCGGGCAGGCGTCGTACTGGAACCGGCTGGTGCCCGAGCTGACCGCGCGCGGCCACGAGGCGATCGCCGTCGAGCTGCCCGCCGGCGACGAGTCGGCGGGGTTGTCCGAGTACGCCGACGTGGTCGTCGACGCGATCGGGGGCCGCGACGGCGGCGACGGCGACGGCGGCGACGACATCGTCCTCGTTGCCCAGTCGATGGGCGGCTTCACTGCTCCGCTGGTGTGCGAGCGCGTCCCCGTGCGGCTCCTGGTGCTGCTCAACGCGATGATCCCGCGTCCCGGCGAGCCCGGCGGGCAGTGGTGGGCGGAGACCGGCTACCGGCAGGCGCATCCGGAGGAGATGGACGTCGAGCGCGACTTCTTCCACGACGTCCCGCCGGAGGTGCGGGCCGAGGTCATCGGACAGGGCGAACCGCAGCAGTCGGGCACCCCGTTCGAGCAGCCCTGGCCGCTGGCGAAGTGGCCGGACGTGCCGACCCGGTTCGTCCAGGGCCGCGACGACCGGTTCTTCCCGCTGGAGTTCCAGCGGCGGGTCGTGCGGGAGCGGCTCGGGCTGGAGCTGGACGAGATTCCCGGCGGTCACCTGGCCGCGCTGAGCAGGCCCCGCGAACTGGCTGAATACCTCGTTTCGCTCGTCTAG
- a CDS encoding winged helix-turn-helix transcriptional regulator codes for MARALDAVGERWALLVVRELLLGPKRFRDLSRSLPGMSQNVLSQRLRELEAAGVVRRRRLGPPASTSVYELTEHGAELEAVVLALARWGSRRAVPPAGELSVDALVLALRTTFSPDRAGDLSARVALQLGDDAFLARVDSGEFSIERGSGEADATLETDAGGLRSLVFLGACLDDAAVTGDRAVAERFLGCFPRPSS; via the coding sequence GTGGCGCGGGCACTGGACGCCGTCGGCGAGCGCTGGGCGCTGCTCGTGGTGCGCGAGCTGCTGCTGGGGCCGAAGCGGTTCCGGGATCTGAGCCGGTCGTTGCCGGGGATGAGCCAGAACGTGCTGTCGCAGCGGCTGCGGGAACTGGAGGCGGCCGGCGTGGTGCGGCGGCGACGGCTCGGGCCGCCTGCCAGCACCAGCGTGTACGAGCTCACCGAGCACGGCGCCGAGCTGGAGGCGGTCGTGCTGGCGCTGGCGCGGTGGGGCAGCCGCCGCGCGGTGCCGCCGGCCGGGGAGCTGAGCGTGGACGCACTGGTCCTGGCGCTGCGGACGACGTTCTCGCCGGACCGGGCGGGCGACCTGTCGGCCCGGGTGGCGCTGCAGCTCGGCGACGACGCGTTCCTGGCCAGGGTCGATTCCGGCGAGTTCTCGATCGAGCGGGGCTCGGGCGAGGCCGATGCGACGCTGGAGACCGACGCGGGCGGGTTGCGTTCGCTGGTGTTCCTCGGCGCTTGTCTGGACGACGCCGCGGTGACTGGCGATCGAGCGGTGGCCGAGCGGTTCCTCGGCTGCTTCCCGCGCCCGAGCAGCTGA
- a CDS encoding pyridoxamine 5'-phosphate oxidase family protein, whose translation MATTLPQGDLRLLGTDLAQRMLASTELARLAYVAPDGTPRVLPMLFHWTGEEVVMSTFAGTAKVAALRANPAVAITIDRAGPPPEVLLVRGTAVVTEVDGVVPEYAAAQHRYYGEQGDAGVAELDRPGLKMARIAVRPAWAGTFDFQERFPGGATRAEFARRGR comes from the coding sequence ATGGCTACCACGCTCCCACAGGGAGACCTCAGACTTCTCGGCACCGACCTGGCCCAGCGGATGCTCGCCTCGACCGAGCTGGCCCGTCTCGCCTACGTGGCCCCGGACGGCACCCCGCGGGTGCTGCCCATGTTGTTCCACTGGACCGGTGAGGAAGTGGTCATGTCGACGTTCGCCGGCACGGCGAAGGTCGCTGCGCTGCGCGCGAACCCGGCCGTCGCGATCACCATCGACCGCGCCGGCCCGCCACCGGAAGTGCTGCTGGTGCGCGGCACCGCGGTGGTGACCGAGGTCGACGGCGTGGTGCCCGAGTACGCCGCGGCGCAGCACCGCTACTACGGCGAGCAGGGTGACGCCGGGGTCGCCGAACTGGACCGCCCTGGCCTGAAGATGGCACGCATCGCGGTGCGGCCGGCCTGGGCCGGCACCTTCGACTTCCAGGAACGCTTCCCCGGCGGCGCCACGCGCGCGGAGTTCGCGCGGCGGGGGCGCTGA
- a CDS encoding Na+/H+ antiporter codes for MIVAVELAALVAAVLVVTGIAQRLGWSPPLCLVATGVAASFVPGVPDYHLDPEVVLVGLLPPLLYATAIRTPLFDFRANRVPIAALSVGLVVFTTLVVGWVVWLIVPGIPLAAGFALGAVVAPPDAVAATAVARRVGMPRRVVRILEGESLLNDAAALVALRTAIAAIAGAVSIAEVGGDFLLAAGGGVAVGAVIGWGASLLRRRLTDPVLDTAWSFVIPFLAYLPAEAVHGSGVLAVVVAGLIVGHQMPKLLSGPSRLASRLNWRTIQFLLENVVFLLIGLQVRRIVEEVGAARLSAWTLSLICAGVLAATILARIVWVLGYGLVTRMRPGGRTPWSYFAVISWAGMRGVVTLAAAFVLPDDTPQRAVLVLAAFVVVAGTLLLHGTTLPGLVRRLRLPPPNPAEDALQEAALLHDMTSAGLARLEEIRRPQDPIEVIDRLRDKQAYRSDSAWESLGRLSDVEETPSDAYRRLRAEMLDAERQVLLTARARGTADDEVLRRVMDGLDIEESLLERPEEEPGMERELETPAATAGSCDHLERAGSPDADAEGCIDCLREGTTWVHLRLCLECGHVGCCDSSPRKHATQHFHDTRHPVIRSYEPGENWRWCFVDGIVG; via the coding sequence ATGATCGTCGCGGTCGAGCTGGCGGCGCTGGTCGCCGCCGTTCTGGTTGTCACCGGCATCGCCCAGCGGCTGGGCTGGTCACCACCGTTGTGCCTGGTCGCGACCGGGGTCGCCGCCTCGTTCGTCCCGGGGGTGCCCGACTACCACCTCGATCCGGAGGTCGTGCTGGTCGGGTTGCTGCCGCCGCTGCTGTACGCGACCGCGATCCGCACCCCCCTCTTCGACTTCCGGGCCAACCGGGTGCCGATCGCGGCGCTGTCGGTCGGTCTGGTCGTGTTCACCACGCTCGTCGTCGGCTGGGTCGTGTGGCTCATCGTGCCCGGCATCCCGCTGGCCGCCGGGTTCGCGCTCGGCGCGGTGGTCGCGCCGCCGGACGCGGTGGCCGCCACCGCGGTCGCGCGCCGCGTCGGCATGCCGCGGCGGGTCGTGCGCATCCTGGAGGGCGAAAGCCTGCTCAACGACGCGGCGGCGCTGGTCGCGCTGCGCACCGCCATCGCGGCGATCGCCGGTGCGGTGAGCATCGCCGAGGTCGGTGGCGACTTCCTGCTCGCCGCCGGCGGGGGAGTCGCGGTCGGTGCGGTGATCGGCTGGGGCGCGAGCCTGCTGCGCCGCCGCCTGACCGACCCGGTGCTGGACACCGCCTGGTCGTTCGTCATCCCGTTCCTGGCCTACCTGCCGGCCGAGGCCGTCCACGGTTCCGGTGTGCTGGCGGTCGTGGTGGCCGGGCTCATCGTCGGGCACCAGATGCCGAAGCTGCTGTCCGGCCCGTCCCGGCTGGCCAGCAGGCTGAACTGGCGCACCATCCAGTTCCTGCTGGAGAACGTGGTCTTCCTGCTGATCGGGCTGCAGGTGCGGCGGATCGTGGAGGAGGTCGGCGCCGCGCGGCTGTCGGCGTGGACGCTCTCGCTGATCTGCGCCGGGGTGCTCGCCGCGACGATCCTCGCGCGGATCGTGTGGGTCCTCGGGTACGGGCTGGTCACCCGGATGCGGCCGGGCGGCCGCACGCCGTGGTCCTACTTCGCGGTGATCTCGTGGGCGGGCATGCGTGGCGTGGTCACGCTCGCGGCCGCGTTCGTCCTCCCGGACGACACGCCGCAGCGCGCGGTGCTGGTGCTTGCGGCGTTCGTCGTGGTGGCCGGCACGCTGCTGCTGCACGGCACCACCCTGCCCGGCCTGGTGCGCCGGCTGCGCCTGCCGCCGCCCAACCCGGCCGAGGACGCGTTGCAGGAGGCGGCGCTGCTGCACGACATGACGTCGGCGGGCCTGGCGCGGCTGGAGGAGATCCGCCGCCCCCAGGACCCGATCGAGGTCATCGACCGGTTGCGGGACAAGCAGGCCTACCGGTCGGACTCGGCGTGGGAGAGCCTCGGCCGGCTCAGCGACGTGGAGGAGACCCCCAGCGACGCGTACCGTCGGTTGCGCGCCGAGATGCTGGACGCGGAGCGGCAGGTCCTGCTCACCGCACGCGCCCGGGGCACCGCCGACGACGAGGTGCTGCGGCGGGTGATGGACGGGCTGGACATCGAGGAGTCGCTGCTGGAGCGACCCGAGGAGGAGCCGGGCATGGAACGTGAGCTGGAGACCCCCGCGGCCACCGCGGGCAGTTGCGACCACCTGGAGCGGGCGGGCTCGCCGGACGCCGACGCCGAGGGCTGCATCGACTGCCTGCGCGAGGGCACGACGTGGGTGCACCTGCGGTTGTGCTTGGAGTGCGGGCACGTGGGCTGTTGCGACTCCTCGCCGCGCAAGCACGCCACCCAGCACTTCCACGACACCCGCCACCCGGTGATCCGCAGCTACGAGCCCGGCGAGAACTGGCGCTGGTGCTTCGTCGACGGCATCGTCGGCTGA
- a CDS encoding helix-turn-helix domain-containing protein, producing the protein MASDRPASPSVDRTLTVLETLVTAGEGVTLTALARASGIPLATCASIVYTLESRGYARRRVVGRSHFWRATTRVCELAAPLAGEARPARSR; encoded by the coding sequence ATGGCGTCGGACAGACCGGCATCACCCTCGGTCGACCGCACGCTGACCGTGCTGGAGACCCTGGTCACCGCCGGTGAGGGCGTCACCCTCACCGCGCTGGCACGCGCGAGCGGGATCCCGCTGGCCACCTGCGCCTCCATCGTCTACACGCTGGAGAGCCGGGGCTACGCCCGCCGTCGCGTCGTCGGGCGCAGCCACTTCTGGCGCGCCACCACCCGTGTGTGCGAGCTCGCCGCCCCGCTGGCCGGCGAGGCGCGGCCGGCGCGGTCCCGATGA
- a CDS encoding GNAT family N-acetyltransferase, with protein MPDHHHAATPTTPKPDVRIVHLTGPAFDALARGDLAGANATSPVPLTAYLAGPDRRRLWQRRSRQVAADPDSAAWVTGIIWDQQQLLAVGTAGYHGPPDTSGMVEIGYAVDPAHRRRGYARAALESLLARAAREPEVHTVRVTISPGNTASRRLASQYGFAEVGEQWDDEDGLEIIYEMPADHR; from the coding sequence GTGCCGGACCACCACCACGCGGCAACACCAACCACGCCGAAGCCGGATGTTCGTATCGTGCATCTGACCGGCCCCGCGTTCGACGCGCTCGCCCGCGGGGACCTGGCAGGGGCGAACGCGACCAGCCCCGTGCCCCTGACTGCCTACCTGGCCGGCCCGGACCGGCGCCGGCTCTGGCAGAGGCGCAGCAGGCAGGTCGCAGCGGACCCCGACAGCGCCGCCTGGGTCACCGGCATCATCTGGGACCAGCAACAACTACTGGCCGTCGGAACGGCCGGCTACCACGGGCCTCCCGACACGTCGGGGATGGTGGAAATCGGCTACGCCGTCGACCCCGCACACCGGCGACGCGGTTACGCGCGCGCGGCGCTGGAGTCATTGCTGGCGCGGGCCGCCCGGGAGCCGGAGGTACACACCGTCCGGGTCACCATCAGCCCCGGCAACACGGCCTCCCGCAGATTGGCATCGCAGTACGGCTTCGCCGAGGTCGGCGAACAGTGGGACGACGAGGACGGGCTCGAGATCATCTACGAGATGCCCGCCGACCATCGGTAG
- a CDS encoding benzaldehyde dehydrogenase, producing the protein MSFLDDEKWTGRVFTGSWERAAGGDAAVVEPATGDELGRVGIASPQDLAASAAKAAEAQRAWAATSFQDRAAVLRRAGDLWQQHAAELKDWLIRESGSIPGKADFELHVAAQECYEAAALPSHPTGEVLPSEAPRLSMARRVPAGVVGVIAPFNAPLILSIRSVAPALALGNSVVLKPDPRTAVCGGVALARVFEEAGLPAGVLHVLPGGPDVGAALVEDPHVRVISFTGSTAAGRAVGESAGRHLKRAHLELGGNSALIVLDDADLEQAMSAAAWGSFFHQGQICMTTGRHLVHASLYDEYVDRLAEKANHLPVGNPFTDQVALGPIIDERQRDKIHGLVTSSVDAGAKVAAGGTYENLFYRATVLAGAGPSVPAYDQEVFGPVAPVAKFATLDEAAKLASESEYGLSLGIITADVAKGLALADRIPTGIAHINDQTVNDEALAPFGGVFDSGTGSRFGGPAANIEAFTETRWVTMRGDVAAYPF; encoded by the coding sequence GTGAGCTTTCTCGACGACGAGAAGTGGACCGGACGCGTCTTCACCGGCAGCTGGGAGCGCGCGGCGGGCGGCGACGCGGCGGTCGTCGAGCCCGCGACCGGGGACGAGCTGGGACGCGTCGGCATCGCCTCGCCCCAGGACCTCGCGGCCTCGGCGGCGAAGGCGGCCGAGGCGCAGCGCGCGTGGGCGGCGACCTCCTTCCAGGACCGCGCCGCGGTCCTGCGCCGCGCCGGTGACCTGTGGCAGCAGCACGCCGCCGAGCTCAAGGACTGGCTGATCCGCGAGTCGGGCAGCATCCCCGGCAAGGCCGACTTCGAACTGCACGTCGCCGCGCAGGAGTGCTATGAGGCCGCCGCCCTGCCGAGCCACCCCACCGGCGAGGTCCTGCCGAGCGAGGCGCCGCGGCTGAGCATGGCCCGCCGCGTCCCGGCCGGCGTCGTCGGCGTGATCGCGCCGTTCAACGCGCCGCTGATCCTGTCGATCCGGTCGGTCGCGCCGGCACTGGCGCTGGGCAACAGCGTCGTGCTCAAGCCGGACCCCCGCACCGCGGTCTGCGGTGGCGTGGCGCTGGCGCGCGTCTTCGAGGAGGCGGGGCTGCCGGCCGGGGTGCTGCACGTGCTGCCGGGCGGGCCGGACGTCGGCGCGGCCCTGGTCGAGGACCCGCACGTCCGGGTCATCTCGTTCACCGGGTCCACGGCCGCGGGCCGGGCCGTCGGCGAATCGGCCGGGCGTCACCTCAAGCGCGCGCACCTGGAGCTCGGCGGCAACTCGGCGCTGATCGTGCTCGACGACGCCGACCTGGAGCAGGCGATGAGCGCCGCCGCGTGGGGCTCGTTCTTCCACCAGGGCCAGATCTGCATGACCACCGGGCGGCACCTGGTGCACGCCTCGCTCTACGACGAGTACGTGGACCGGCTCGCGGAGAAGGCGAACCACCTGCCGGTCGGCAACCCGTTCACCGACCAGGTCGCGCTCGGCCCGATCATCGACGAGCGCCAGCGTGACAAGATCCACGGCCTGGTGACGTCCAGTGTGGACGCCGGGGCGAAGGTCGCGGCGGGCGGCACCTACGAAAACCTCTTCTACCGCGCCACCGTGCTGGCCGGGGCGGGCCCCTCGGTGCCCGCCTACGACCAGGAGGTGTTCGGCCCGGTCGCCCCGGTGGCGAAGTTCGCCACGCTGGACGAGGCGGCGAAGCTCGCGTCGGAGAGCGAGTACGGGCTGTCGCTGGGCATCATCACCGCGGACGTGGCGAAGGGCCTGGCGCTGGCCGACCGGATTCCGACCGGGATCGCGCACATCAACGACCAGACGGTCAACGACGAGGCGCTGGCCCCGTTCGGCGGCGTGTTCGACTCCGGCACCGGCTCGCGCTTCGGCGGCCCGGCGGCGAACATCGAGGCGTTCACCGAGACCCGCTGGGTCACGATGCGCGGCGACGTCGCGGCTTACCCGTTCTGA
- a CDS encoding SDR family oxidoreductase: MDRIAVTGATGQLGSRVATLLAERGVPHRLCVRDPARAPRAAGAEVVAADYADPAGFRAALTGISTLLLVSGHEGPERMDLHRNAVRAAAEAGVDRVVYTSFLGAAPHATFTFAREHAETERLIREHGLRLTALRNTLYADVAPHFAGPDGVLRGPAADGRLAWVARQDVARLAVACLLDDGHANQVYDVTGPEAIDLHETAALLSEVTGRDITYHPETEQEARASRAGAQPWQIDGWVGSYLAVATGEVAVTSHTVEHVTGRRPWTFAEFLAAEPHAWAHLV; the protein is encoded by the coding sequence ATGGACAGGATCGCGGTCACCGGGGCCACCGGGCAGCTCGGCTCCCGGGTCGCCACGCTGCTGGCCGAGCGGGGCGTCCCGCACCGGCTGTGCGTGCGCGACCCGGCCCGGGCGCCACGGGCCGCGGGAGCCGAGGTGGTGGCCGCGGACTACGCCGACCCGGCCGGGTTCCGCGCGGCGCTCACCGGCATCTCGACGCTGCTGCTGGTGTCCGGGCACGAAGGCCCCGAACGGATGGACCTGCACCGCAACGCCGTCCGGGCCGCCGCCGAGGCCGGGGTCGACCGCGTCGTCTACACCTCGTTCCTCGGCGCGGCCCCGCACGCGACGTTCACCTTCGCCCGGGAGCACGCCGAGACCGAGCGGCTGATCCGGGAGCACGGGCTCCGGCTGACGGCGCTGCGCAACACGCTCTACGCCGATGTCGCGCCGCACTTCGCCGGCCCCGATGGGGTGCTGCGCGGCCCGGCCGCCGACGGGCGGCTCGCGTGGGTCGCCCGCCAGGACGTCGCGCGCCTGGCCGTGGCGTGCCTGCTCGACGACGGGCACGCGAACCAGGTCTACGACGTGACCGGCCCGGAGGCGATCGACCTGCACGAGACCGCGGCGCTGCTGAGCGAGGTCACCGGCCGGGACATCACCTACCACCCGGAGACCGAGCAGGAGGCGCGTGCGTCGCGAGCGGGCGCGCAGCCCTGGCAGATCGACGGCTGGGTCGGCTCCTACCTCGCGGTGGCAACCGGTGAGGTGGCCGTCACCAGCCACACCGTCGAGCACGTGACGGGCCGCCGCCCGTGGACGTTCGCGGAGTTCCTGGCCGCGGAACCGCACGCCTGGGCGCACCTGGTGTGA
- a CDS encoding Rv2578c family radical SAM protein gives MRWENQRAGRDAQPALLGLDGLVRSVASPEFQGVTFHEVRARSVLNKVPGGSMVPFGWTVNPYRGCSHACTYCFARNTHTYLDFDAGRDFDTQVVVKVNAPEVLAAQLRRPGWAREHVAMGTNTDPYQRAEGRYRLMPGIIRALTGSGTPFSILTKGTVLTRDLPLLTAASREVDVGMAVSIALLDRDLQRSLEPGTPSPRARLDLVRRITDAGLPCHVMVAPVLPGLTDNEEALDPLLAGIAAAGATRATVLALHLRPGAREWFARWLGAHRPDLVERYREIYGRGSYAIPAYRRALSARVTPLLRRHGLHRQEEPHRAPAPREPVRPAPGEQLSLL, from the coding sequence GTGAGGTGGGAGAACCAGCGCGCCGGGCGCGACGCGCAACCGGCCCTCCTGGGCCTGGACGGCCTGGTCCGGTCGGTCGCGTCACCGGAGTTCCAGGGCGTCACGTTCCACGAGGTCCGCGCACGTTCGGTGCTGAACAAGGTCCCGGGCGGGTCGATGGTCCCGTTCGGCTGGACGGTCAACCCCTACCGGGGCTGCAGCCACGCCTGCACCTACTGCTTCGCCCGCAACACCCACACCTACCTCGACTTCGACGCCGGCCGCGATTTCGACACCCAGGTCGTGGTCAAGGTCAACGCCCCGGAGGTGCTGGCCGCCCAGCTGCGCCGCCCGGGCTGGGCCCGCGAGCACGTCGCCATGGGCACCAACACCGACCCCTACCAGCGCGCCGAGGGCCGCTACCGGCTGATGCCCGGCATCATCCGCGCGCTCACCGGATCCGGCACGCCGTTCTCGATCCTCACGAAGGGCACCGTCCTCACCCGGGACCTGCCGCTGCTCACCGCCGCGTCGCGCGAGGTGGACGTGGGCATGGCGGTGTCGATCGCGCTGCTGGACCGCGACCTGCAGCGCAGCCTCGAACCCGGCACGCCCAGCCCGCGCGCCCGGCTGGACCTGGTCCGCCGCATCACCGACGCCGGCCTGCCCTGCCACGTGATGGTCGCCCCGGTGCTGCCCGGCCTCACCGACAACGAGGAGGCACTGGACCCGCTGCTCGCCGGGATCGCGGCCGCCGGCGCCACCCGCGCCACCGTGCTCGCCCTGCACCTGCGGCCCGGCGCGCGGGAGTGGTTCGCCCGGTGGCTCGGCGCCCACCGGCCGGACCTGGTCGAGCGCTACCGCGAGATCTACGGCCGCGGCAGCTACGCGATACCCGCCTACCGGCGGGCGCTGTCCGCCCGGGTCACACCGTTGCTGCGCCGGCACGGCCTGCACCGGCAAGAGGAGCCGCACCGCGCGCCCGCGCCGCGGGAACCGGTGCGCCCGGCACCGGGGGAGCAGCTGAGCCTGTTGTAA